The DNA segment GACCGCGTGAACCCGCGCGGCAGCACCCGTGGGAAGCGGGGCGTCCTGCCGCGGAGGGGGGAGGAAACCCCTCCAACCGTGGCGCCCATGCCTATCCGACCCGGACCCGCGGATCGAAGAGCGCGTACGCGATGTCGACGAGCAGGTTGACGAAGATGTAGACCGTCGCGACCGTAATCCCGACGCCCATAATGGCCGGGAAGTCGAGCGAGGTCGCGCTGCTGAATGCGTAGAGACCGAGCCCGGGCCAGGCGAACACCGTCTCGGTAACGACGGCGCCGGACAGGAGATCGCCGAAGCTCAACCCGATGATCGTGACGACCGGGATGAGCCCGTTCCGGGCGGCGTGCCGGAAGATGACGTGCCACCTCCGCAGGCCTTTGGCCCGTGCGGTTCTGATGAAGTCCTCGTCCAACGTCTCCAGCATGCTCCCGCGCATCACGCGCGTGATCCTGCTCAATCCGTACAGCGACAGCACGATGGCCGGCAAGACGAGATGGCCCGACCAATCCCCGATGACGTCGAAGCGGCGCGCGACGAGCGCGTCCACGAGCAGGAATCCGGTCATGAACCGGGGCGGCACGATCGACGCGGTAAGGCGGCCGGGCGAAGGGGCGATCCCA comes from the bacterium genome and includes:
- a CDS encoding ABC transporter permease encodes the protein MHLQTYILRRVLLLIPMLAGITVVSFVLSHAVPADPVTANVGEQAAADPAVVAAFRHRWGLDKPLYQQYLIYLWNLTHGDMGTSISTKQPVLLDLRQHLPATIELAIPAMAVGIAVGVPLGIVSAVNRAKAIDEVARVVSMAGVSLPVFWLGLMAMLVFYAQLGIAPSPGRLTASIVPPRFMTGFLLVDALVARRFDVIGDWSGHLVLPAIVLSLYGLSRITRVMRGSMLETLDEDFIRTARAKGLRRWHVIFRHAARNGLIPVVTIIGLSFGDLLSGAVVTETVFAWPGLGLYAFSSATSLDFPAIMGVGITVATVYIFVNLLVDIAYALFDPRVRVG